In one Spirosoma rigui genomic region, the following are encoded:
- a CDS encoding ankyrin repeat domain-containing protein: MSFYSNRPEDLLFDAARKGDTANVKKLIGEKVDVNATDAKGFTPLIIAAYDGHLDTAKALLDAKADVNVRDASGNTALMGVSFKGYPEIARMLIEYGADPDVQNGNGGTALMFATLFGRNQLVKLLLEYGASSTIRDARGFTALDLAMQQGNEEVIPLLKH; this comes from the coding sequence ATGTCTTTTTACTCAAACAGACCCGAGGATTTGTTATTTGACGCGGCCCGTAAAGGCGATACCGCTAACGTGAAGAAACTCATCGGAGAGAAGGTCGATGTGAACGCCACCGATGCCAAAGGCTTCACGCCCCTCATCATTGCTGCCTACGATGGACACCTGGATACTGCCAAAGCGTTGCTCGATGCAAAGGCCGATGTGAACGTGCGGGATGCCAGTGGTAACACGGCCCTGATGGGCGTCAGTTTCAAGGGATACCCCGAAATAGCCCGGATGCTCATCGAATATGGTGCCGATCCGGACGTTCAGAATGGAAACGGAGGTACCGCACTGATGTTCGCTACGCTGTTTGGTCGCAATCAACTGGTAAAGCTTTTGCTCGAATACGGTGCCAGCAGCACGATTCGGGACGCCCGTGGCTTTACTGCACTCGACCTGGCTATGCAACAGGGTAACGAAGAAGTAATCCCGCTGTTGAAGCATTAG
- a CDS encoding c-type cytochrome, with the protein MKKSFGFLLATVALTVASFNVNAQAPSDIPEDMNALMSKYTCIACHRPNQRLVGPAYSDVAKKKYSNEEIVNLIYNPVPSHWPGYPPMAPMKQVPKEDAMKLAVWINSLDGSPAKKSGTTKKSTSKTTKSTTKKSA; encoded by the coding sequence ATGAAAAAATCGTTTGGATTCCTCCTCGCTACGGTTGCGCTGACTGTGGCCTCGTTCAATGTTAATGCACAGGCACCTTCCGATATTCCGGAGGACATGAACGCGTTGATGAGCAAATATACCTGTATTGCCTGCCACCGCCCCAATCAGCGTTTAGTTGGACCGGCTTATTCCGACGTGGCCAAGAAGAAATATTCGAACGAAGAGATCGTGAATCTGATCTACAATCCCGTTCCGAGCCACTGGCCTGGTTACCCTCCAATGGCCCCCATGAAGCAGGTTCCTAAAGAAGATGCGATGAAACTGGCCGTCTGGATCAACTCGCTCGACGGTAGCCCGGCGAAGAAAAGTGGTACGACCAAGAAAAGCACCAGCAAGACTACGAAGTCGACCACCAAGAAGTCGGCCTAA